The following are encoded in a window of Ranitomeya variabilis isolate aRanVar5 chromosome 8, aRanVar5.hap1, whole genome shotgun sequence genomic DNA:
- the LOC143788062 gene encoding uncharacterized protein LOC143788062 — MSGPLLLGRRVPLFVLLGVLAGISAEDHCTCIVLEEEADWALLTSDHCCVNLTLSVSALEWNLFTALPSLRVLDLSNSGILEITDSEGGRNQTLVEMLYMDHNHLTELPGGFLSNAPNVRVLHLEFNKLRHLPSNFLQVSDLLQELHLNHNNLRSFPTSLLRPSLTTFGFLNNSLDCSCAFYDQLEPRIRANDSRLLLDDIVCASPKDSNGRKILDVPRSSVCRSHSLTIALICIPLVVLVLLTCWYVCCRRQKGGFPSARRECSLVTVDRNGAGSMGGYHQSEPRNNFQKEQREHDAHQFKDPILLRPSAALLGSSRDLYEEVEIKMGTSADSLVVDGQDGCVGPGLMLSVQEEEEEEEEEVQMKPDEPGVETVSVTDVMKDSSDREKLYLNQTADYYSLVPDIELEDSDHCEYESVDLS; from the exons ATGTCTG GTCCTCTCCTCCTGGGACGCCGGGTACCCTTGTTCGTTCttctgggggtcctggctgggattTCTGCAGAAGACCACTGTACATGCATCGTCCTGGAGGAGGAGGCGGACTGGGCGCTGCTGACGTCTGATCACTGCTGTGTGAACCTCACCCTCTCTGTGAGCGCCCTGGAGTGGAACCTCTTCACCGCCCTCCCCAGCCTCCGGGTCTTGGATCTTTCCAACTCTGGGATTCTGGAAATCACCGACTCTGAGGGGGGAAGGAACCAGACGCTGGTGGAGATGTTGTACATGGACCACAATCACCTGACGGAGCTTCCTGGCGGTTTCTTGAGCAACGCTCCCAACGTGAGGGTTCTCCACCTTGAGTTCAACAAGCTGCGCCACCTTCCTTCCAACTTCTTACAAGTGTCTGACCTCCTCCAGGAACTCCACCTGAACCACAACAACCTGCGCTCCTTCCCCACCAGTCTCTTGAGACCGTCTCTCACCACTTTTGGCTTCCTCAACAATTCCCTGGACTGCAGCTGTGCCTTTTATGACCAGCTGGAGCCCAGGATCCGCGCCAATGACTCCCGGCTCCTGCTGGATGACATTGTCTGTGCTTCTCCGAAAGACTCCAATGGAAGGAAAATCCTGGATGTCCCAAGatcctctgtctgccgctcccacaGTTTGACCATAGCCTTGATCTGCATCCCACTGGTGGTGCTGGTCCTGCTCACGTGCTGGTACGTCTGCTGCCGAAGACAAAAAGGAGGGTTTCCAAGTGCAAGGCGCGAGTGTAGCCTGGTCACCGTGGATCGCAATGGGGCCGGGAGTATGGGAGGCTATCATCAATCTGAACCCCGAAACAACTTCCAGAAAGAGCAGAGGGAACACGACGCCCATCAGTTCAAGGACCCCATTCTCCTGAGACCATCCGCCGCCCTTCTGGGGAGCAGCCGAGACCTCTACGAAGAGGTGGAGATCAAGATGGGGACCTCTGCCGACTCCCTGGTGGTCGATGGACAAGACGGCTGTGTGGGTCCAGGTCTGATGTTGTCTGTacaggaggaagaagaagaggaagaagaagaggtgcAGATGAAGCCGGATGAACCAGGAGTGGAAACTGTCAGTGTGACCGATGTGATGAAGGACTCTAGTGACCGAGAGAAGCTTTATCTGAACCAGACTGCGGACTATTACAGTCTGGTGCCAGACATTGAGCTAGAGGACTCTGACCATTGTGAGTATGAGAGCGTCGACCTCTCGTGA